The nucleotide sequence CTTTTCCACATAGTGATTACAGTGTATGTACAGAAATGGTTATCCTATGAACAGGGAAGTTGAATCACTGTTATTTTTTATAAAATCACGTTAAAATCACTTTAACAATGAAGTTTTGTCATAGGAGGAATGGATTTTGAGCAATAAAGAACTTGCAACATTTGCTGGCGGTTGTTTCTGGTGCATGGTTAAACCATTTGATGAACTGCCTGGGATTCATAGTATTGTATCTGGATATACAGGTGGACAAATTGAAAACCCATCTTACGAACAAATTAAAACGGGTAAAACTGGGCACCGCGAAGCCGTACAAATTACATTCGATCCAGAGCTTTTCCCGTACCAAAAATTATTAGATCTGTATTGGCCGCAAATTGATCCGACTGATGATGAGGGTCAGTTTATCGATCGGGGAAGTCAGTATCGTACGGCAATCTTTTATCATACAGAGGAACAAAAGAAACTAGCAGAGAAATCACGTAAGGAAATAGAAGAAAGCGGCCGCTTTAAAAAGCCGATCGTAACGGAAATTCTGCCAGCAAATGAGTTTTATGAAGCAGAAGAGTATCATCAAGATTTTTACAAAAAGAATCCTAAAGCGTACAAAGAAGAACGTGAAACGTCTGGTAGGGACACGTTCATTAACGAGAACTGGAAGTAGGATATCATAAAAATATTATGTAAACTTAAAAAGAGACTTTAGATAAGTCTCTTTTTTGTATAAGGTAATTAGGATAAATAGCATAAATGGAAATTGGAAAGTTAACCGTGATTATTAATCTAGATCATCTTCTCGCTAAACCAATTTAACGCTATTTTTGCATCTTCGGGTGACATACCTTGAGATACATTTTTTAAGGCAGACCGCCACACGGAAGAAAGAAGAACTTCTACTCCTTCTACTAAGTTCTCTCCTAAAATTTCTTTGAACAGGATGGCTACTAGGTCTCGATTAGAGCTATAATCGGGCTCACTTAGTAGTGTGCACACATTTAGTTTTACAGCAGCATTAAAACCTACCAGCATTGCCGATTTAAGTGACGTTAATGAATCGTCATGAACTTCTGCTGCACCTTCCATTCTGCTTGTTATTCTTCTTTCAATCTCTTCGCGTACAACTTTATACAGTTCTATCTTATTACCGAAATGATGATAAAGAGCTCCAGTTGTTACGCCTATAGACTTAGCAAGTTGTTGAACATTTACTCCTTCATAGCCGTGCATACCAAACTCTTGTACCGCTTGGTTTAATATTTTCTCTCTAACTGTACCTGGAATTGGAATATTTGACTTCATGATTAGATTATATCATGTTGACACATTAACGTAAATGATTTACGATTTACATAAATCGTTTATGTTCTAAAAAATGGAATAAGGAGCGTTGTCACATGAAATTAGTTTTTCATTCTCAACCAGTAAAAGATATGAAGAAAGCCGTGATTTTTTACCGTGATGTGTTAGGGATGGAAGAAGCTTGGAGAGAAGGAGATCATACAGTAGCTTTTAAGACAAATGCGGATACTCAAATCTTACTCGAAGATGATAATGGGGAACATGTATACGGGCCAGGTAGCGTTTTTTTAGTTGAT is from Fictibacillus sp. b24 and encodes:
- the msrA gene encoding peptide-methionine (S)-S-oxide reductase MsrA; the protein is MSNKELATFAGGCFWCMVKPFDELPGIHSIVSGYTGGQIENPSYEQIKTGKTGHREAVQITFDPELFPYQKLLDLYWPQIDPTDDEGQFIDRGSQYRTAIFYHTEEQKKLAEKSRKEIEESGRFKKPIVTEILPANEFYEAEEYHQDFYKKNPKAYKEERETSGRDTFINENWK
- a CDS encoding TetR/AcrR family transcriptional regulator → MKSNIPIPGTVREKILNQAVQEFGMHGYEGVNVQQLAKSIGVTTGALYHHFGNKIELYKVVREEIERRITSRMEGAAEVHDDSLTSLKSAMLVGFNAAVKLNVCTLLSEPDYSSNRDLVAILFKEILGENLVEGVEVLLSSVWRSALKNVSQGMSPEDAKIALNWFSEKMI
- a CDS encoding VOC family protein gives rise to the protein MKLVFHSQPVKDMKKAVIFYRDVLGMEEAWREGDHTVAFKTNADTQILLEDDNGEHVYGPGSVFLVDSVDKYFNENNQTLSFVKEPCDIPPGRYAIFSDDSGNPIRIIDMSKRS